The following are encoded together in the Serratia sp. UGAL515B_01 genome:
- a CDS encoding diguanylate cyclase: MMTNNNSLDQDPTELLPSLKKPKLLLVDDQPINIQMLYQAFSADHHVCMATNGAQALDVCLKQKPDLILLDIEMPDISGYEVCAQLKVLSETKDIPVIFVTAHVDEETETRCFNEGAVDFISKPINRNTVRARVRTHLLLKAQSDLLRQLVYLDGLTEVHNRRYFDVRLNQEWQRANRDNTPLSLIIIDVDSFKKYNDLYGHLAGDDCLRLVAKTINNALKRPTDLVARYGGEEFACLLPNTELNGAMAVAESIRLQVIKQAIAHADSSASPFVSISLGVCCRGTESPGELADFLLEADSQLYKAKANGKNQTYGTWLEKY, from the coding sequence ATGATGACGAACAATAATTCTCTCGATCAGGACCCTACTGAGCTTTTACCAAGTTTAAAGAAACCCAAACTGCTTCTTGTTGATGACCAACCTATTAATATTCAGATGCTATACCAAGCATTTTCTGCCGATCATCATGTTTGTATGGCAACGAATGGGGCGCAAGCTCTGGACGTCTGTCTCAAGCAGAAGCCGGATCTGATTTTGCTTGACATTGAAATGCCTGATATCAGTGGGTATGAAGTATGTGCACAACTCAAAGTGCTTTCCGAAACCAAGGATATTCCTGTTATCTTCGTCACGGCACATGTTGATGAAGAGACTGAGACTCGCTGTTTTAACGAGGGTGCTGTCGATTTTATCAGCAAACCTATCAACAGGAATACCGTCAGAGCACGAGTCCGCACACATCTGCTGCTGAAGGCTCAATCGGATTTGCTACGCCAATTAGTCTATTTGGATGGATTAACCGAGGTACATAATCGGCGCTATTTTGATGTCCGACTAAACCAAGAATGGCAACGTGCAAACCGTGATAACACTCCCCTTAGCCTGATCATCATTGATGTCGATTCTTTCAAAAAATATAATGACTTATACGGCCACCTCGCAGGAGACGACTGTTTACGGCTGGTTGCAAAAACTATCAATAATGCGCTCAAACGCCCAACAGATTTAGTTGCACGCTATGGTGGCGAGGAATTTGCCTGTTTACTTCCCAATACTGAATTGAACGGTGCAATGGCGGTTGCTGAATCAATAAGATTACAGGTCATAAAACAGGCGATCGCGCATGCGGACTCCTCAGCATCACCCTTTGTCAGTATTAGCCTGGGAGTTTGTTGCCGGGGGACTGAAAGCCCTGGAGAACTTGCCGATTTCCTGTTAGAGGCAGACTCACAGCTTTATAAGGCAAAAGCGAATGGCAAAAATCAAACCTACGGTACCTGGTTAGAAAAATATTAG
- the glnQ gene encoding glutamine ABC transporter ATP-binding protein GlnQ, whose translation MIEFKNVSKHFGPTQVLHNIDLKITQGEVVVIIGPSGSGKSTLLRCINKLEEITSGELVVDGLKVNDPKVDDRLIRQEAGMVFQQFYLFPQLTALENVAFGPIRVRGMKKDAAQKQARELLAKVGLAERAHHYPSELSGGQQQRVAIARALAVKPKMMLFDEPTSALDPELRHEVLKVMQDLAEEGMTMVIVTHEVGFAEKVASRLIFIDKGRIAEDGNPHELISNPPSPRLREFLQHVS comes from the coding sequence GTGATTGAATTTAAAAACGTATCCAAACACTTTGGCCCGACCCAGGTGCTACACAATATTGACCTGAAAATTACCCAGGGCGAGGTCGTGGTGATCATCGGTCCTTCTGGCTCGGGTAAATCTACGCTGTTACGTTGCATCAACAAGCTGGAAGAAATCACCAGCGGTGAATTGGTAGTGGATGGCTTAAAGGTTAATGACCCCAAAGTAGACGATCGCTTGATCCGCCAAGAGGCCGGTATGGTCTTCCAACAGTTCTACCTGTTCCCACAGTTGACCGCGCTGGAAAACGTAGCTTTTGGTCCAATCCGCGTCCGTGGCATGAAAAAAGATGCAGCACAGAAACAGGCTCGAGAACTGTTAGCCAAGGTCGGCCTGGCAGAGCGAGCACACCACTACCCTTCCGAACTTTCTGGTGGACAGCAACAGCGCGTCGCCATCGCTCGTGCTCTGGCAGTGAAACCGAAGATGATGTTGTTCGACGAGCCGACATCTGCCCTGGACCCTGAACTGCGCCACGAAGTATTAAAGGTAATGCAGGATCTGGCAGAAGAAGGAATGACAATGGTGATCGTCACCCACGAAGTCGGCTTTGCCGAGAAAGTGGCATCACGCCTAATCTTTATCGATAAAGGAAGGATTGCAGAGGACGGTAATCCGCATGAGCTGATCAGCAACCCACCGAGTCCACGCCTGCGCGAATTTTTGCAACACGTGTCCTGA
- the ompX gene encoding outer membrane protein OmpX yields the protein MKKFVRLSAVAACVLAVTAGSAFAGESTVSGGYAMGDFQGVVNKAEGFNLKYRYEFDNNPLGVIGSFTYLTKNGSDNGFYSKAQYSGITAGPAYRINDWASIYGVIGLGYGKFTTSNQGVLNNSSNDDYGFSYGAGLQFNPMQQVAFDVGYEQSRIRSVDVGTWNVGVGYRF from the coding sequence ATGAAAAAATTTGTACGTCTTTCCGCAGTTGCAGCTTGTGTATTAGCTGTTACCGCAGGTAGCGCATTTGCTGGTGAGAGCACAGTATCCGGTGGCTATGCGATGGGTGATTTCCAAGGTGTTGTCAACAAAGCCGAAGGTTTCAACCTGAAATACCGCTACGAATTCGACAACAACCCGTTGGGTGTGATTGGTTCTTTCACCTATCTGACAAAGAACGGTTCTGATAACGGGTTCTACAGCAAAGCACAATACAGCGGAATTACCGCTGGTCCTGCTTACCGCATCAACGACTGGGCAAGCATCTACGGTGTGATCGGCCTCGGCTACGGCAAATTTACGACGAGCAATCAAGGTGTCTTGAATAACAGCAGCAACGACGATTATGGTTTCAGCTATGGTGCTGGCCTGCAGTTTAATCCGATGCAGCAGGTTGCATTTGATGTAGGCTACGAGCAGAGCCGTATCCGCAGTGTTGATGTTGGCACTTGGAACGTTGGCGTAGGTTACCGCTTCTAA
- the glnH gene encoding glutamine ABC transporter substrate-binding protein GlnH has translation MKSILKASLAALSLAFAVSSQAADKLVVATDTAFVPFEFKQGNQYVGFDIDLWAAIAKELKLDYTLKPMDFSGIIPALQTKNVDLALAGITITEERKKAIEFSDGYYKSGLLVMVNADNDSVKSIADLDGKVVAVKSGTGSVDYAKQHIKTKDLRQFPNIDNAYMELATKRADAVLHDTPNILYFIKTAGAGKFKTVGESQEAQQYGIAFPKGSDELREKVNAALKTLRDNGTYNEIYKKWFGTEPK, from the coding sequence ATGAAGTCTATTTTAAAAGCCTCACTTGCCGCACTTTCTCTGGCCTTTGCAGTGAGTTCCCAGGCAGCAGATAAACTGGTTGTCGCCACAGACACCGCTTTTGTTCCGTTTGAATTTAAGCAGGGTAATCAATATGTTGGTTTTGATATCGATCTGTGGGCAGCTATCGCTAAAGAATTGAAACTGGATTACACCCTGAAACCAATGGATTTCAGCGGTATCATTCCGGCACTGCAAACCAAAAACGTCGATCTGGCGCTTGCCGGTATTACTATCACCGAAGAACGTAAGAAAGCGATTGAGTTCTCTGACGGTTATTACAAAAGCGGCCTGCTAGTGATGGTGAATGCTGATAATGACAGCGTAAAAAGCATCGCTGACCTTGATGGCAAAGTTGTCGCAGTGAAGAGCGGTACCGGCTCCGTTGATTACGCCAAGCAGCACATAAAAACTAAAGATCTGCGCCAGTTCCCAAACATCGATAACGCTTACATGGAGTTAGCTACCAAGCGTGCTGATGCGGTGTTGCACGATACGCCAAACATCCTCTACTTCATCAAAACGGCAGGCGCTGGCAAGTTTAAAACCGTTGGCGAATCACAAGAAGCCCAGCAATACGGTATAGCCTTCCCAAAAGGCAGCGACGAATTGCGTGAGAAAGTGAATGCCGCACTGAAGACCTTGCGTGACAACGGCACCTATAATGAAATCTACAAAAAGTGGTTTGGCACAGAGCCTAAGTAA
- the glnP gene encoding glutamine ABC transporter permease GlnP, with amino-acid sequence MQFDWSAIWPAIPILLEGAKMTLWISILGLIGGLIIGLIAGFARIYGGWIANHVALVFIEVIRGTPIVVQVMFIYFALPMAFSNLRIDPFSAAVVTIMINSGAYIAEITRGAVLSIHSGFREAGLALGLSRRETIRYVIMPLALRRMLPPLGNQWIISIKDTSLFIVIGVAELTRQGQEIIAGNFRALEIWSAVAVIYLIITLVLSFVLRRLERRMKIL; translated from the coding sequence ATGCAGTTCGACTGGAGCGCCATTTGGCCCGCCATCCCTATTCTGTTAGAAGGTGCCAAAATGACTCTGTGGATTTCGATCCTCGGTCTGATTGGCGGCCTGATCATCGGCCTTATCGCCGGTTTCGCCCGCATTTACGGCGGTTGGATCGCTAACCACGTAGCACTGGTATTCATTGAAGTGATCCGCGGCACTCCCATTGTTGTGCAGGTGATGTTTATCTACTTTGCCCTGCCAATGGCATTTAGCAATTTGCGTATCGACCCTTTCAGCGCTGCGGTTGTCACCATTATGATCAACTCCGGTGCCTATATTGCGGAAATTACGCGCGGCGCTGTGCTATCTATTCACAGCGGCTTCCGTGAAGCAGGCCTGGCGCTGGGATTGTCCCGTCGCGAAACCATTCGTTACGTGATAATGCCGCTGGCGCTTCGCCGTATGCTTCCACCACTGGGTAACCAGTGGATCATCAGCATCAAAGATACCTCGCTGTTTATCGTTATCGGCGTTGCTGAGCTGACCCGACAAGGTCAGGAAATTATTGCGGGTAACTTCCGTGCGCTGGAAATCTGGAGCGCGGTGGCGGTTATTTATCTGATTATTACCCTGGTGCTGAGCTTCGTTCTGCGTCGTCTGGAAAGAAGGATGAAAATCCTGTGA
- the rlmF gene encoding 23S rRNA (adenine(1618)-N(6))-methyltransferase RlmF, with protein sequence MEKKKSFPQQKSGLHPRNRHRSRYDFPALIASCPALEPFVKPNAWGDISVDFADPAAVKMLNRALLQHYYGIEHWDIPADYLCPPIPGRSDYVHHLADLLASSHGGEIPRGKAVAILDIGIGANCIYPIIGQREYGWRFTGSETDPVSLGAAKMIVAMNPTLKNTVRLRQQKHPSDIFNGIIGVAERFDATLCNPPFHGSEQEAQASTRRKLHKLGKGEVADKPIQNFGGKHNELWCEGGEEAFVRKMIEESVGKAQNCLWFTSLISKHTTLPAIYWALKQACAVEVRTIEMAQGQKISRFVAWTFHNAEQQAAWAEERWQ encoded by the coding sequence GTGGAAAAAAAGAAAAGTTTCCCGCAGCAAAAAAGCGGATTGCATCCACGTAATCGCCATCGCTCACGCTATGATTTTCCCGCGCTGATTGCCAGTTGCCCAGCGCTGGAACCGTTCGTGAAGCCTAATGCCTGGGGTGATATATCCGTCGATTTCGCCGATCCTGCCGCAGTAAAAATGCTTAATCGAGCTTTATTACAGCACTATTACGGTATTGAGCACTGGGATATTCCCGCTGATTATCTTTGTCCGCCAATTCCAGGGCGCTCGGACTATGTACATCATCTCGCCGATCTGCTGGCAAGCAGTCATGGTGGTGAAATACCTCGTGGCAAAGCCGTCGCTATTCTGGACATAGGCATAGGGGCAAACTGTATTTACCCTATTATTGGTCAGCGTGAATACGGTTGGCGTTTTACCGGTTCAGAAACCGATCCTGTCTCTCTTGGTGCCGCCAAAATGATTGTTGCCATGAACCCGACATTGAAAAATACCGTACGCCTGCGGCAGCAGAAACACCCTTCGGATATTTTCAACGGTATCATTGGTGTGGCTGAACGTTTTGATGCGACGCTTTGCAATCCACCATTTCATGGTTCTGAACAGGAAGCGCAAGCCAGCACCCGGCGCAAACTGCATAAGCTCGGTAAGGGGGAAGTAGCAGATAAACCGATACAAAATTTTGGCGGGAAGCATAACGAACTCTGGTGTGAAGGTGGCGAAGAGGCCTTTGTACGTAAAATGATTGAAGAGAGCGTGGGAAAAGCGCAAAACTGCCTATGGTTTACCTCGTTAATCTCTAAACATACTACATTGCCCGCTATCTATTGGGCTTTAAAACAGGCCTGTGCCGTTGAGGTACGCACTATTGAAATGGCTCAAGGCCAAAAAATCAGCCGTTTTGTTGCCTGGACATTTCATAATGCCGAACAACAAGCCGCTTGGGCGGAAGAACGCTGGCAATAA
- the rhtA gene encoding threonine/homoserine exporter RhtA produces the protein MSLSLKTKTSATLVPVCLLIVAMISIQSGASLAKSLFPLIGAEGITTLRLGIGTLILFIIFRPWRMHFAAGNRLPLLIYGLSLGAMNYLFYLSLRTLPLGIAVALEFTGPLAVAMFSSRRPVDFLWVALAIMGLFFLLPLGEGIGSIDSLGAVYALGAGACWAIYIIFGQRAGGDHGPGTVAVGSLIAAIVFCPIGAWQTGSALLNADILPLALGVAILSTALPYSLEIIALPKIPARTFGTLMSLEPALAALSGMIFLNEHLSGIQWMALSAIIMASIGATLTIKPKPKIESLPQA, from the coding sequence ATGTCTTTGTCTTTAAAAACTAAAACCTCTGCTACGCTAGTGCCCGTGTGTTTACTGATCGTGGCGATGATCTCAATCCAGAGTGGTGCTTCTCTGGCCAAAAGCCTGTTTCCGCTCATCGGCGCAGAAGGGATCACGACCCTGCGTTTGGGGATCGGTACTTTGATATTGTTTATTATTTTTCGTCCTTGGCGAATGCATTTTGCCGCTGGCAACCGTCTGCCATTATTGATTTATGGCCTGTCACTCGGAGCGATGAACTACCTCTTTTATCTCTCATTACGTACACTGCCGCTTGGTATCGCTGTTGCTCTTGAATTCACCGGCCCACTGGCTGTGGCAATGTTTTCTTCACGCCGTCCTGTAGATTTCCTTTGGGTAGCTCTGGCAATAATGGGTTTATTTTTTCTTCTACCTCTTGGCGAAGGGATCGGTAGTATCGACTCATTAGGGGCTGTCTATGCATTGGGCGCTGGCGCATGCTGGGCGATTTATATTATTTTCGGCCAGAGGGCGGGTGGGGATCATGGGCCGGGAACAGTAGCAGTAGGGTCATTAATCGCTGCGATTGTATTTTGCCCAATTGGCGCCTGGCAAACTGGTAGTGCGCTGCTGAATGCAGATATCTTACCATTGGCATTAGGTGTCGCTATTCTCTCTACCGCACTGCCATATTCACTGGAAATTATTGCATTGCCGAAAATTCCAGCACGAACCTTTGGCACGCTGATGAGCCTGGAACCCGCTCTGGCTGCACTTTCCGGCATGATTTTCCTCAATGAACATCTCAGCGGCATACAGTGGATGGCTTTGTCGGCTATTATCATGGCCTCAATCGGCGCGACCTTGACCATTAAACCCAAACCCAAAATAGAGAGTCTTCCGCAAGCTTGA
- a CDS encoding CHASE domain-containing protein translates to MPILLFIVGVMFSGYGAWRLHSEIELRAKAEFQRNVERISDEIIRRFSQPVYGLDGAKGAYATNNHLNREQFRAYVASHDLQAKFPGVRGFGFIQHVQRNNLDAFLAEVRADGAPEFTIQQFNNKVHDDLYIIRYLEPSENNQGTEGLDIGSEAARRTSALLAINTGQATLSDTISLVQDNRATPGVLLYLPVYAHGTNPTTPTERQTSLVGLLYSPIVIADLLRDIPEFTNGRVNIELFDNTQNLSLQHLIFDAENSKNANVKPQEGKTLGSRIFQSTSILPLPGREMTLRVSSTPDFETLTNRYISWILFAFGFVLSAALALLLRQQINGRYRAEVLAHNMTADLERLALVAKKTSNAVIITDAKRHIVWVNEGFERITGYGKDEVLGKSPGQLLQCANTEINTIDTMRNALDAGESFSGEILNLSKSGREYWIELEIQPRYNDKKELIGFMAIESDISERKSTYQRLETALRENNALLSTLNLHAIICTADSNGRITEVNDKFCYISGYTREELIGQSYRLLESQAHSADFWQSMWNDISNGISWRGEVCNKAKNGLLYWVDTTVAPFKNSAGEIERYISIQIDITASKNQQASLLIARNQLVRAADVAELGIWSWNLPDGTLSFDERMNDIYALPAELRNVPLPQSYWYDLLHPEDRHEVEQVLNTALEKGDVYRQIFRVIINNKVRFIQSAGMVERDENDKPVLMMGINRDITQQREDENTLRAARLAAEEANNAKSAFLATMSHELRTPMNAVLGMMTLLRKTGLNNKQGDYAIKIEAAARTLLRLLNDILDFSKIESGKMVLECIPFDIHVMLRDLSVILSSNLRVKNVEVLFDIDPQLPSFVEGDSMRLQQILINLGGNALKFTEQGEVILFIKVIKQDKQHVTLKFGVRDTGIGIAPEHQERIFSGFTQAEASISRRFGGSGLGLVISQRFVSLMGGTLELESQVGHGSLFHFTITLAVPANSPIENEVVESPAVRTTQALNDLRVLVVDDNPTACDLIKRMGESLNWTVDAATSGNEALQLIKQQREQGIIYGALFIDWQMPGLDGWQTSKSVRELMPEGMVPMIVMITAHDREMLLQRSEEDQALLDGYLVKPITASMLLDSVTDALSEGKQTENPQPKRDSASHQLSGIRLLVAEDNVNNQQIARELLEDEGAIVQIANHGQEAIDILQATPKSFDVVLMDLQMPVMDGLSATQYIRNSLKLVDLPIIAMTANAMASDREDCLAAGMNDHVGKPFELKNLIRVIRKYSNQSDIVIATNQVHSSGLPEEWKKTAAAAGIELESALNRLEGDIALYQKMASLFVAELGDFPEQIDAFVEQSDWLAASRMLHTIRGLSAQFGAIHLSQIAAEGEKLLNSAPLPMPEVIDSLLSKIKDQVQSVRAGMITLSQNMQGNAISTQSVKAKDTQSIASALNALILLLQNSDMTALEVIDQLQMTLGHQFSKELTPLSHAINRLDFASAIQIAQALQGSTSIQRDKNDDEQ, encoded by the coding sequence TTGCCAATACTCCTATTTATTGTTGGGGTGATGTTTTCTGGCTACGGTGCTTGGCGGTTACATAGCGAAATTGAACTAAGAGCCAAGGCTGAGTTTCAGCGTAACGTTGAAAGGATTTCCGATGAGATTATCAGGCGCTTTTCTCAACCCGTATACGGTTTGGATGGTGCGAAAGGTGCTTATGCCACAAATAACCATTTAAATCGTGAGCAATTTCGTGCTTATGTCGCATCTCATGACTTACAGGCCAAGTTTCCTGGAGTGCGCGGTTTTGGCTTTATCCAACATGTTCAGCGCAATAATCTGGATGCGTTTCTTGCCGAAGTGAGAGCTGATGGTGCGCCAGAATTTACTATCCAACAGTTTAATAATAAGGTTCATGACGATCTCTATATTATTAGATATCTTGAGCCTAGTGAAAATAATCAGGGTACGGAAGGGCTTGATATCGGTTCTGAAGCGGCCCGCCGCACTTCAGCTTTATTGGCGATTAATACCGGCCAAGCCACTCTGTCAGACACGATAAGTTTGGTACAGGATAATCGCGCAACGCCCGGTGTTTTACTTTATTTGCCTGTCTACGCACATGGCACCAATCCTACCACCCCCACTGAACGGCAAACATCATTAGTGGGGTTGCTCTATTCACCCATCGTGATTGCCGACTTATTACGTGATATTCCAGAGTTTACTAATGGCCGAGTGAATATCGAACTTTTTGACAATACGCAAAATTTGTCTTTACAACATTTGATTTTCGATGCTGAGAACAGTAAAAATGCGAATGTTAAGCCACAGGAAGGCAAAACGCTAGGCTCGCGAATATTTCAAAGTACCAGCATATTACCCTTGCCAGGGCGTGAAATGACCCTACGCGTGAGTAGCACTCCAGATTTCGAAACATTAACAAATCGCTATATTTCATGGATACTGTTTGCTTTTGGTTTTGTGCTCAGTGCAGCATTGGCATTATTACTGCGTCAACAAATAAATGGACGATATCGCGCAGAAGTGTTGGCACATAATATGACAGCGGACCTTGAACGTCTGGCATTAGTGGCTAAAAAAACTTCAAATGCCGTTATTATAACAGATGCAAAGCGTCATATCGTCTGGGTTAATGAAGGCTTTGAGCGTATTACGGGCTACGGTAAAGATGAAGTGCTTGGTAAGTCACCTGGGCAATTACTGCAATGTGCCAATACTGAAATAAACACCATAGACACGATGCGGAATGCACTAGATGCTGGTGAGTCATTTTCTGGTGAGATATTGAACCTTTCTAAATCAGGTCGTGAATATTGGATTGAACTGGAAATTCAACCACGTTACAACGATAAAAAAGAACTCATCGGATTCATGGCAATTGAGTCAGACATTAGCGAGCGCAAATCTACCTATCAACGGCTCGAAACAGCTTTGCGCGAAAATAACGCTTTGCTTAGCACACTTAATCTACACGCTATTATTTGTACTGCAGACAGTAACGGCCGAATAACAGAAGTTAATGATAAATTCTGTTATATTAGTGGCTATACGCGAGAAGAGTTGATAGGCCAAAGCTATCGGTTGTTAGAGTCTCAGGCTCACTCTGCTGATTTCTGGCAGTCTATGTGGAATGATATCTCCAACGGAATTTCTTGGCGCGGTGAGGTCTGTAATAAAGCGAAAAATGGCCTTCTTTACTGGGTGGACACCACAGTTGCACCTTTTAAAAACAGCGCTGGAGAAATAGAACGGTATATCTCTATTCAAATTGATATTACGGCCAGCAAAAATCAGCAAGCCAGCTTGCTCATCGCCCGCAACCAGTTAGTCCGTGCAGCAGATGTTGCAGAACTTGGGATCTGGTCCTGGAATCTTCCTGACGGTACGCTCTCTTTCGACGAGCGAATGAATGACATCTATGCCCTACCGGCAGAGTTAAGAAACGTTCCTCTCCCTCAGAGCTATTGGTATGATTTACTGCATCCCGAAGACCGCCATGAAGTGGAACAAGTTTTAAACACAGCGTTGGAAAAGGGAGATGTTTACCGTCAAATATTTAGGGTCATCATCAACAATAAAGTTCGTTTTATTCAATCTGCCGGAATGGTTGAACGGGATGAGAATGACAAACCTGTTTTGATGATGGGGATCAATCGTGACATTACCCAACAACGCGAAGACGAAAATACATTGCGTGCGGCCAGGCTAGCGGCAGAAGAGGCTAATAATGCCAAATCTGCATTTCTGGCTACGATGAGCCACGAGTTACGCACTCCAATGAACGCTGTTCTGGGTATGATGACATTATTAAGAAAAACAGGTCTTAATAATAAACAAGGCGATTACGCAATCAAAATTGAGGCGGCTGCCCGAACATTATTACGCCTTCTTAATGACATATTAGATTTTTCTAAAATAGAATCAGGTAAAATGGTATTGGAATGTATTCCATTTGATATTCATGTCATGCTACGCGATCTGTCGGTTATCTTATCCAGTAACCTCAGAGTTAAAAACGTTGAGGTCTTATTTGATATCGACCCGCAATTACCCTCATTTGTTGAGGGTGACAGTATGCGATTGCAACAAATATTAATTAACCTTGGGGGTAATGCACTGAAATTTACCGAACAGGGTGAGGTCATACTGTTTATTAAGGTGATTAAACAAGACAAACAGCACGTAACCTTAAAATTCGGTGTGCGCGATACAGGTATCGGGATCGCACCTGAACATCAGGAGCGTATTTTCAGTGGGTTTACGCAAGCGGAAGCTTCTATTAGCCGCCGCTTCGGTGGTTCAGGGTTAGGTTTGGTTATCAGTCAGCGTTTTGTGAGTTTGATGGGAGGCACTCTAGAGTTAGAAAGCCAGGTTGGTCATGGTAGCCTTTTTCATTTCACTATTACTCTGGCCGTTCCTGCAAACTCCCCTATTGAAAATGAGGTTGTCGAGTCTCCGGCTGTCAGGACAACTCAAGCATTAAATGATCTACGCGTATTAGTGGTTGATGATAATCCAACAGCTTGCGATTTGATCAAGCGTATGGGGGAATCCCTAAATTGGACCGTTGATGCAGCCACCAGTGGTAATGAAGCACTGCAGTTGATAAAACAGCAGCGCGAACAGGGAATTATTTACGGAGCGCTATTTATTGATTGGCAAATGCCAGGCTTGGACGGTTGGCAAACCAGTAAATCAGTACGTGAACTCATGCCGGAAGGTATGGTACCGATGATTGTTATGATTACCGCCCACGATCGCGAAATGTTGTTACAGCGCAGCGAAGAAGATCAGGCATTGCTTGATGGTTATCTGGTAAAGCCTATTACAGCTTCCATGTTACTGGACTCAGTCACCGACGCCTTAAGCGAAGGTAAACAAACCGAAAATCCTCAGCCCAAACGGGATAGTGCTTCGCACCAATTGTCGGGTATCAGACTATTGGTTGCCGAAGATAACGTGAATAATCAACAAATTGCCCGTGAGTTATTGGAAGATGAAGGCGCGATTGTTCAAATCGCCAACCATGGTCAAGAAGCGATTGACATTCTACAGGCCACCCCTAAGTCGTTTGACGTGGTACTGATGGACTTACAGATGCCTGTCATGGATGGTTTAAGCGCTACGCAGTATATTCGTAACTCGCTAAAATTAGTTGATTTACCGATTATCGCCATGACCGCTAATGCGATGGCCTCCGATCGCGAGGACTGCCTGGCTGCCGGGATGAATGATCATGTGGGTAAGCCTTTCGAACTAAAAAACCTGATCCGCGTCATTCGGAAATACAGCAACCAATCCGATATTGTCATCGCCACTAACCAGGTCCATTCCTCAGGGTTACCAGAGGAATGGAAAAAAACGGCAGCCGCCGCCGGTATTGAGTTGGAATCAGCTCTTAACCGATTAGAGGGTGATATTGCGCTATATCAGAAAATGGCGTCGCTGTTTGTGGCAGAACTGGGTGATTTCCCTGAGCAAATAGACGCATTTGTTGAACAATCTGATTGGTTAGCGGCATCACGTATGCTGCATACCATAAGGGGGCTTTCGGCACAGTTTGGTGCGATTCATTTATCGCAAATTGCCGCTGAAGGTGAGAAATTATTAAACAGTGCACCACTCCCCATGCCAGAAGTCATAGACAGTTTACTGAGTAAGATAAAAGATCAAGTACAGTCAGTACGCGCAGGGATGATAACATTGAGCCAAAATATGCAAGGCAACGCTATCAGTACCCAATCCGTAAAGGCCAAGGATACACAATCTATTGCTTCTGCTCTGAATGCATTGATATTGCTGTTACAAAACTCAGATATGACGGCATTGGAAGTTATAGATCAATTGCAGATGACATTAGGCCACCAATTTAGTAAGGAATTAACCCCGTTGAGTCATGCGATCAATCGATTAGACTTCGCTTCAGCGATCCAGATCGCCCAAGCGTTGCAGGGAAGCACCTCAATCCAAAGAGATAAAAATGATGACGAACAATAA